Proteins co-encoded in one Ponticoccus alexandrii genomic window:
- a CDS encoding Na(+)-translocating NADH-quinone reductase subunit A: MGAPEGGIQDAPPVTTVAVLGDDYIGLKPRLAVQEGDVVGAGAPILAHKDTPDVQVTAPVSGRIKAINRGARRKLISVEIEVDEAAAEPVDFSDVGDVNTVVGLVARLCASGLWTSFRTRPYSKVPDPMTRPAAIYVNAMDTEPLAADPAPIIAAEEKAFVHGLEAIMGLSEGNTYLCQDPDASLPGDNIAGIHVAGFSGPHPAGLAGTHMHFLEPPSASKVVWTIGYQDVIAIGKLLATGRLDPTRVVAICGPMAKHPRLVRTVAGASMLELCAEDLNSKKPVRVISGSILSGRMGAGETAFLGRYARQITLIEEDREQIPLGWIRAMPGKYAVQPVLGSAFAKKLYALTSNLNGGRRAMVPIGTFERLMPQDYLPTQLLRALLVMDTDTAQALGALELDEEDVALCGFACPAKYEYGIALRDSLTKIEKEG; the protein is encoded by the coding sequence ATGGGCGCGCCGGAGGGCGGCATTCAGGATGCGCCGCCGGTGACGACGGTGGCCGTTCTGGGCGATGACTACATCGGGCTGAAACCGCGTCTTGCGGTGCAGGAAGGCGACGTGGTGGGCGCGGGCGCGCCGATCCTCGCCCACAAGGATACGCCCGATGTGCAGGTCACCGCGCCGGTTTCCGGACGAATCAAGGCCATCAACCGGGGCGCCCGGCGCAAGCTGATCTCGGTCGAGATCGAGGTGGACGAGGCCGCCGCCGAGCCGGTGGACTTCTCCGATGTCGGAGATGTGAACACGGTCGTCGGGCTGGTGGCGCGGCTCTGTGCCTCTGGTCTCTGGACGTCCTTCCGCACGCGTCCCTATTCCAAGGTGCCCGATCCGATGACCCGCCCGGCGGCGATCTACGTCAACGCCATGGACACCGAACCGCTGGCCGCCGATCCCGCGCCGATCATCGCCGCCGAGGAGAAGGCCTTCGTGCACGGGCTCGAGGCGATCATGGGCCTGAGCGAGGGCAATACCTACCTGTGCCAGGATCCGGATGCCTCGCTGCCCGGCGACAATATCGCGGGCATCCACGTTGCGGGGTTCTCCGGGCCGCATCCGGCCGGGCTGGCGGGGACGCACATGCATTTCCTGGAACCGCCGAGCGCCAGCAAGGTGGTCTGGACCATCGGCTATCAGGACGTGATCGCCATCGGCAAACTGCTGGCGACGGGGCGGCTTGATCCGACCCGCGTGGTGGCGATCTGCGGACCCATGGCTAAGCATCCGCGTCTGGTGCGCACGGTGGCGGGCGCCTCGATGCTGGAGCTTTGCGCCGAGGATCTGAACAGCAAGAAGCCGGTGCGCGTGATTTCCGGCTCGATCCTGTCGGGGCGGATGGGGGCGGGCGAGACTGCCTTCCTTGGCCGTTACGCGCGCCAGATCACGCTGATCGAGGAAGACCGCGAGCAGATCCCGCTGGGCTGGATCCGCGCGATGCCCGGCAAATACGCGGTGCAGCCGGTGCTGGGCTCTGCCTTCGCGAAGAAGCTTTACGCGCTGACGTCCAACCTGAACGGCGGACGCCGGGCCATGGTGCCGATCGGCACTTTCGAACGGCTGATGCCGCAGGACTATCTGCCGACGCAACTGCTGCGCGCGCTGCTGGTCATGGACACCGACACGGCGCAGGCGCTGGGTGCGCTGGAGCTGGACGAGGAAGACGTGGCGCTCTGCGGCTTTGCCTGCCCCGCCAAGTACGAGTATGGCATCGCGCTGCGCGACAGCCTGACCAAGATCGAAAAGGAGGGCTAG
- a CDS encoding FAD:protein FMN transferase codes for MSDLFKLSRRSFLVMPLALAACKDGWNVLELAGQTMGTSYSIVAVDHSNKVEKAELQTAVNQRLARVTAQMSNWEASSEISRFNASRSTEPFAVSPEFARVMQAADAVHAGSDGRFDVTVGPLIDAWGFGAKGAAHRPDEATLAAAMEASGQSRMIEVQDRALRKLDPRAEIYVSAIGKGFGVDEVARAVRDFGISDFMVEIGGDLYTAGLNPEGKPWQIGIEQPLAHDRGVSRVIGLSDLGMATSGDYRNYFEEDGQRFSHIIDATTGRPVTHRTASVTILTEDAMLADAWATALLALGSERGLEIAQERDLAVLFLDRAGNGADMTFKARASARFETLTA; via the coding sequence GTGTCCGATCTTTTCAAGCTTTCCCGCCGCAGCTTCCTCGTCATGCCGCTTGCCCTCGCCGCCTGCAAGGACGGCTGGAACGTGCTGGAACTCGCCGGGCAGACCATGGGCACGTCCTATTCCATCGTTGCCGTCGACCACTCGAACAAGGTCGAAAAGGCAGAGCTTCAGACCGCCGTGAACCAGCGCCTCGCCCGCGTGACCGCGCAGATGTCGAACTGGGAAGCCTCCTCCGAGATCTCTCGCTTCAACGCCTCGCGCTCGACAGAGCCCTTCGCCGTGTCGCCGGAATTCGCCCGCGTGATGCAGGCCGCCGACGCGGTCCACGCCGGCTCCGACGGACGCTTCGACGTCACCGTGGGCCCGCTGATCGACGCATGGGGCTTCGGTGCCAAAGGCGCGGCCCATCGCCCCGACGAGGCCACCCTCGCCGCCGCGATGGAGGCCTCGGGCCAGTCCCGCATGATCGAGGTTCAGGACCGCGCCCTGCGCAAGCTGGACCCGCGCGCCGAGATCTATGTCTCGGCCATCGGCAAGGGCTTCGGCGTCGACGAAGTGGCGCGTGCGGTGCGCGACTTCGGCATCTCCGACTTCATGGTGGAAATCGGCGGCGACCTCTACACCGCCGGCCTGAACCCCGAGGGCAAGCCCTGGCAGATCGGCATCGAGCAGCCGCTGGCGCACGACCGCGGCGTCTCGCGCGTGATCGGGCTGTCGGACCTCGGCATGGCGACCTCGGGCGACTACCGCAATTACTTCGAGGAAGATGGCCAGCGCTTCTCGCACATCATCGACGCCACCACCGGCCGCCCGGTCACGCACCGCACCGCCTCGGTAACGATCCTGACCGAGGACGCGATGCTGGCCGACGCATGGGCCACCGCCCTGCTGGCGCTGGGGTCGGAGCGCGGGCTCGAGATCGCACAAGAGCGTGACCTCGCCGTCCTCTTCCTTGACCGCGCAGGCAATGGCGCCGACATGACCTTCAAGGCGCGCGCCAGCGCCCGCTTCGAGACCCTGACCGCCTGA
- the nqrM gene encoding (Na+)-NQR maturation NqrM gives MTFFLAFCLLLLVMLGMALGVMFQGKTIKGSCGGLNAISDADQCLVCNKDIDPDSPLRERLAGCPRAKKMLDQMERDEA, from the coding sequence ATGACCTTCTTCCTCGCCTTCTGCCTCCTCCTGCTCGTCATGCTCGGCATGGCGCTCGGGGTGATGTTCCAGGGCAAGACGATCAAGGGCAGCTGCGGGGGCCTCAACGCGATCTCGGACGCGGACCAGTGCCTCGTCTGCAACAAGGACATCGACCCGGACAGCCCGCTGCGCGAACGCCTCGCGGGCTGCCCGCGCGCCAAGAAGATGCTCGACCAGATGGAACGCGACGAAGCCTGA
- a CDS encoding NADH:ubiquinone reductase (Na(+)-transporting) subunit B has protein sequence MGLRSFFDKIEPNFTKGGKYEKYFPIYEMVESFIYTPKTVTTVAPHARSYIDMKRIMTYVVLATVPCILFGMYNVGLQTNMAIAEYGASGWRAAIIEGLGIGFDYTNPLANILHGLLYFLPIYIVTLVAGGIFEVIFSVVRGHEVNEGFLVTSMLYTLIMPASAPLWQVALGIIFGVVIGKEVFGGTGKNFLNPALVGRAFLYFAYPAQMSGDTIWTPVDGFSGATALAVSARDGVAALPEHGVTWMDAFIGTIQGCIGETSTLMALIGLAFLLVVKIANWRLVVGCLGGMIAFSTLLNVIGSDTNPMFAMPWYWHLVVGGYAFGLAFMVTEPVSASHTNMGRYIYGALIGFMVVMIRVINPAFPEGMMLAILFGNVFAPLIDYFVVQANIKRRVKRHA, from the coding sequence TTGGGGCTGCGTTCATTCTTCGACAAGATAGAGCCGAATTTCACCAAGGGCGGTAAGTACGAGAAGTACTTCCCGATCTACGAGATGGTGGAATCCTTCATCTACACGCCCAAGACGGTGACGACCGTGGCGCCTCATGCGCGGTCCTACATCGACATGAAGCGGATCATGACCTACGTGGTACTGGCGACGGTGCCCTGCATCCTCTTCGGGATGTACAACGTCGGCCTGCAGACCAACATGGCGATTGCCGAATACGGCGCATCCGGCTGGCGCGCTGCGATCATCGAGGGGCTGGGGATCGGGTTCGACTACACAAACCCGCTGGCCAATATCCTGCACGGGCTGCTGTATTTCCTGCCGATCTACATCGTGACACTGGTCGCGGGCGGCATTTTCGAGGTGATCTTCTCTGTCGTGCGCGGGCACGAGGTGAACGAGGGCTTCCTTGTGACCTCGATGCTTTACACGCTGATCATGCCGGCCTCCGCGCCGCTGTGGCAGGTAGCCCTGGGAATCATCTTCGGCGTGGTGATCGGCAAGGAAGTCTTTGGCGGCACCGGCAAGAATTTCCTCAACCCGGCGCTGGTGGGGCGTGCGTTCCTGTATTTCGCCTATCCGGCGCAGATGTCGGGCGACACGATCTGGACGCCTGTGGATGGCTTTTCCGGCGCGACCGCGCTGGCGGTCAGCGCCCGTGATGGCGTCGCCGCCCTGCCGGAGCATGGCGTGACGTGGATGGATGCCTTCATCGGCACGATCCAGGGCTGCATCGGCGAGACCTCGACCCTGATGGCGCTGATCGGGCTGGCCTTCCTGCTGGTGGTGAAGATCGCCAACTGGCGGCTGGTGGTCGGATGCCTTGGCGGTATGATCGCCTTCTCGACGCTCCTGAACGTGATCGGGTCGGACACCAACCCGATGTTCGCGATGCCGTGGTACTGGCACCTCGTGGTGGGCGGCTATGCCTTCGGCCTCGCCTTCATGGTCACCGAACCGGTGTCCGCCTCGCACACCAACATGGGACGCTACATCTACGGTGCGCTGATCGGCTTCATGGTCGTCATGATCCGCGTCATCAACCCGGCCTTCCCGGAAGGCATGATGCTGGCGATCCTCTTCGGCAACGTCTTCGCGCCGCTGATCGACTATTTCGTGGTGCAGGCCAACATCAAGCGGAGGGTAAAACGTCATGCCTGA